GAGCGGGGTGACCGCGCCGGCCGCCGCGAACGCCACGCGGTCGACGCCCACGTCCGCGTGGTGGGCGAAGTCCTGGGCGTAGGGGTCGGAGGACAGCACGAGGGCCGTCACGAGGGCCGCGCCGACGTGGCCCGCGAGGGCGACGGACGCCGTGCGCCACGGGCCGACCTCGCGCTCCAGGGCGCCGAGGAACACCGCGACGGCGAGCAGGGCGAGGCCGCCGAGGACGACCCCGTGGGCCGGGTCGAGCACGAACGCGCTGCCCAGCAGGGCGCTCACCGGGTGGTGGTCGAGGGTGGCGGCGCTGGTGCTCAGCGACTCCCGCACCTGCGCCGACATCCCGTCGGCGAACACGAACCCGGTCAGCAGCGCCAACGCCGCCACGGCCAGCAGGTAGCCGGCCGTGACGGGGTTCCGCCGGAAGCGCTCGCGCACCCGGCCATGATCGGGGCGCGGGCGTCAGGCGCCCACTTGGGACCTGTCACCCGACCAGAGGGTGTGGAAGCTGCCCTCGCGGTCGGTGCGGCGGTAGGTGTGGGCGCCGAAGAAGTCCCGCAGGCCCTGGACGAGCGAGGCGGGCAGGCGCTCGGAGCGCAGGCCGTCGTAGTAGGCCAGCGCGGACACGAAGCCGGGTGCGGGCACGCCCGCGGACACCGCCTTCACCACGACCCGGCGCCACGCCGCCTCGGCGTTCGCGACCGCGTCGCGGAAGTAGTCGTCGACGAGCAGCGAGGCCAGCGCGGGCTCCTTGTCGTACGCCTCGCGGATGCGGTCGAGGAACCGGGCCCGGATGATGCACCCGCCGCGCCAGATCGTGGCCATGGCGCCCAGGTCGAGGTCCCAGCCGTACTCGGCGCCCGCCGCGCGCATCTGGTCGAAGCCCTGCGCGTAGGCGACGACCTTGGACGCGTAGAGCGCCTGCCGGACGTCGTCGACGAGCTGCTCGACGTCCTGGTCCGAGACGGCCGGCTCGCCCGCGCCGAACGCCCGGCGCACCGCCTCGCGCTGCCCCACCCGGCCGGACAGCGAGCGGGCGAACACCGCCTCGGCGATGCCGGTGACCGGGACGCCCAGCTCCAGCGCCTCCTGCACGGTCCAGCGGCCGGTGCCCTTCTGCTCGGCCTCGTCGGCGATCACGTCCACCAGCGCCGCGCCGCTCCCGGCGTCGACGTGGCCGAGCACCTCGGCGGTGATCTCGACCAGGTAGGACTCCAGGTCGCCGGTGTTCCAGCCGCGGAACACCTCGGCGATCTCCGCGGGCGCCAACCCGCCGACCCGCCTGAGCAGGTCGTACGCCTCGGCGATGAGCTGCATGTCCGCGTACTCGATGCCGTTGTGGACCATCTTGACGAAGTGGCCGGCGCCGTCGGGTCCGACGTGGACGCAGCACGGCACGCCGTCCACCTGGGCCGCGATGGACTCCAGGACCGGCCCGAGGTGCCGGTAGGACTCCTCCGACCCGCCGGGCATGATCGACGGCCCGTTGAGCGCGCCCTCCTCGCCGCCGGAGATGCCGGCGCCGACGAAGTGCAGGCCGGCCTCCTTCAGCGCGGCCTCGCGGCGGCGGGTGTCGGCGTAGTGGGCGTTGCCGCCGTCGATCACCATGTCGCCGGGCTCCAGCAGGGGCGCCAGCTCGTCGATGACCGCGTCGGTGGGGGCGCCCGCCTTCACCATGATGATGATCTGGCGGGGCGTCCGGAGGCTCGCGACGAGTTCCTCCAGCGTCTCGGCGGGCGCGAAGTCGCCCTCGTGGCCGTGCTCGGCGATCAGCGCCTCGGTGCGGGCGGAGGTGCGGTTGTGCACGGCGACGCGGAAGCCGTGCCGGGCGAGGTTGCGCGCCAGGTTGCTGCCCATGACGGCGAGCCCGGTGACGGCGATCCGCGCGGGTGCCTCGGAGGTGGTCATCCCCCAAGCCTGCCGAAGTCCGGGCCCGCGCGCACCTGTGCGGACCCCCTGAACACGGAGGGCCGCTGTGCGCGACCGGCGCTGTAACATCGTGAAACAAAACGTGGAACAGAGGAGCGGCATGACCAGGGCGACCGTGCGGGACGTGGCGAAGGCGACCGGGTTGTCCATCGCCACCGTGTCCCGCGTCCTCAACGGCCAGGCCAACGTCGCCCGGCACACCCGCGAGCTGGTGCTGCGGGCCGTGGACGAGCTGGGCGCGCAGGCGCCGAGGCCGCGGGGCGCGAAGCCGGTCGGCTCGATCCACGTGCGCTGCCCGTACCTGCTGGACGACTACTTCGGCCTGATCGTGTCGAGCGTGGCCGAGACCCTGGCCCTGCACGGCAGGCAGGTGCTGCTGGACGCCGGCACCTCGGGTCAGCGCACCACCGTCCTGCCCGGTCTGCCCAGCCGCTCGGACGTGGACGGCGCGCTGCTGATCCTGCCGCCGGAGCCCGCCGAGGAGCTGGTGCGGCTGCGCGACCGGCGGTTCCCGTTCGTGGTCGTGGACCCGCGCACCGAGCTGCCGCGCGACGTGGCGTCGGTGTCGGCGGCCCACTTCGCGGGAGCGCGGCGGCTGATGGCGCACCTGGTGGAGCTGGGGCACCGGCGCATCGGCATCATCGGCGGCCCGTCCGACTGGTTGGCGGCCGACGGCCGGCTGGCCGGGTACGCGGCGGCGCTGTCGGACGTCGGCGTGCTGCCCTCGGCGGAGCTGCTGCGGCACGTCGACGAGCCGACCACCGCGCACGGCCACCGGGTCGCGCGCGAGCTGCTCGGCCTGCCCGACCGGCCGACCGCGCTGGTGGCGTTCAACGACAAGATGGCCGTCGGGGCCCTGCGCGCGGCCCGCGAGCTGGGGTTGTCGGTGCCGGGCGACGTGTCCGTGGCCGGGTTCGACGACCTCGACCTGAGCCGCGCCACGCGGCCGGAGCTGACCACCGTGCGGCAGCCGCTGCAGGAGATGGGGCGGATGGCCGTGACGCTGCTGATGCGCCTGCTGGAGCGGCACGAGCTGGAGGCGCTGCACGTGGAACTGGCCACGGAGCTGGTGGTGCGCGAGTCCACGGGACCCGCGCGGCCGGCCTGACGCGGACCGTTCCACGCCTTTTCACGGTCTTTACCGGGCTGGGCGGGCGACCTTGACACCCGTCGCGGGTGCATTGTTTCCTTTGCTCTGCGAGGAAGTTCCACATTTGTTTCATTTGTTACAAGCCGTCGCCGTCCCCTGTCCACAACGTCGTGAAAGGAGTCCGAGGTGCCCTCATCCCACCGTCGGGCTTTCATCAGCGCCGGCGTCACGGCGGTCGCCTTCGCCGCCGCCATCACGGCCGTCCCCTCCCCCGCCGCGGTCGCCGCGGGCGAGTCGGTCGCCATCCACCTGACCACCACCTCGGACAGCGGCGGACGCACCGTCACGCGCGGGCTCCAGCCGCAGTCCCCCGTCGCGTTCAGCACCAGCGCGGGCGGTGCCACGCACACCATCACCGTCAACGAGGGCACGACCTACCAGCAGTTCGAGGGCGGCGGCGCGTCGATCACCGACACCACCGCCCACCTGCTGCGCGGTGGCGCCGTCTCGGCCGCCACCCGCGACGCGGTGATGCGCAGGCTGTTCCACCCGGTCGACGGCATCGGCCTGTCCTTCGTGCGCAACCCGATCGGGGCGTCCGACCTGTCGCGGCCCGGCCACGTCTCGCTCGACGACACGTGCTGCGACCTCAACGACTTCGGGGCCAACGGCTACGACACGAACGTGCGGCTGCTCACCCAGCAGGCGCGCCAGCTCAACCCCGCCCTCACCGTCAAGGGCGTGCCGTGGAGCGCGCCGGGCTGGATGAAGGACAACGGGCGCATGGACCAGATGGGCTGGCTGAAGTGGGAGCACTACCCCACCTACGCCCAGTACCTGGTCAAGTACGTGCAGAGCTACCAGGCCGCCGGCGTGCCGATCAAGTACATCTCGGTGCAGAACGAGCCGAACTGCTGCAAGGCGTCCAACCCGACCGAGATGGACTACCCCGGCATGAGCTGGAACCCGGCCGGCCTGGTCGAGTTCACCAAGAACTTCGTGTACCCGGCGTTCCGCGCGGCGGGCCTCACCACCAAGGTGATGGTGCACGACTGGAACTACGGCGACTACGCCAACTTCGGCGCGGCCATCCTGGGCGACGCGGGCGTGCGCAACGACCCGCTGTTCGGCGGCATCGCCTGGCACGGCTACTTCGGCGAGCCGGCCGTGGGCACGCAGGTGCACGACCAGTACCCGAACGTGAAGCAGTTCAGCACGGAGCACTCCGGCGGCACGTGGATCTCGAACCAGCACAACGAGGACCTGGCCGACATCGTGAACTACGCCCGCAACTGGAGCGGCAGCCTGGTGAAGTGGAGCCTGGCGCTCAACCAGAACAGGGGCCCGCACAACGGCGGCTGCGGCACGTGCACCGGCCTGATC
This region of Saccharothrix longispora genomic DNA includes:
- a CDS encoding rhomboid-like protein yields the protein MRERFRRNPVTAGYLLAVAALALLTGFVFADGMSAQVRESLSTSAATLDHHPVSALLGSAFVLDPAHGVVLGGLALLAVAVFLGALEREVGPWRTASVALAGHVGAALVTALVLSSDPYAQDFAHHADVGVDRVAFAAAGAVTPLAPGVLRVPWAALPLACAVLGARWTGPLPDPDAVGHVAAVLVGVCAGTLAVRRAYAAVGR
- the gndA gene encoding NADP-dependent phosphogluconate dehydrogenase, with the translated sequence MTTSEAPARIAVTGLAVMGSNLARNLARHGFRVAVHNRTSARTEALIAEHGHEGDFAPAETLEELVASLRTPRQIIIMVKAGAPTDAVIDELAPLLEPGDMVIDGGNAHYADTRRREAALKEAGLHFVGAGISGGEEGALNGPSIMPGGSEESYRHLGPVLESIAAQVDGVPCCVHVGPDGAGHFVKMVHNGIEYADMQLIAEAYDLLRRVGGLAPAEIAEVFRGWNTGDLESYLVEITAEVLGHVDAGSGAALVDVIADEAEQKGTGRWTVQEALELGVPVTGIAEAVFARSLSGRVGQREAVRRAFGAGEPAVSDQDVEQLVDDVRQALYASKVVAYAQGFDQMRAAGAEYGWDLDLGAMATIWRGGCIIRARFLDRIREAYDKEPALASLLVDDYFRDAVANAEAAWRRVVVKAVSAGVPAPGFVSALAYYDGLRSERLPASLVQGLRDFFGAHTYRRTDREGSFHTLWSGDRSQVGA
- a CDS encoding LacI family DNA-binding transcriptional regulator; amino-acid sequence: MTRATVRDVAKATGLSIATVSRVLNGQANVARHTRELVLRAVDELGAQAPRPRGAKPVGSIHVRCPYLLDDYFGLIVSSVAETLALHGRQVLLDAGTSGQRTTVLPGLPSRSDVDGALLILPPEPAEELVRLRDRRFPFVVVDPRTELPRDVASVSAAHFAGARRLMAHLVELGHRRIGIIGGPSDWLAADGRLAGYAAALSDVGVLPSAELLRHVDEPTTAHGHRVARELLGLPDRPTALVAFNDKMAVGALRAARELGLSVPGDVSVAGFDDLDLSRATRPELTTVRQPLQEMGRMAVTLLMRLLERHELEALHVELATELVVRESTGPARPA
- a CDS encoding ricin-type beta-trefoil lectin domain protein translates to MPSSHRRAFISAGVTAVAFAAAITAVPSPAAVAAGESVAIHLTTTSDSGGRTVTRGLQPQSPVAFSTSAGGATHTITVNEGTTYQQFEGGGASITDTTAHLLRGGAVSAATRDAVMRRLFHPVDGIGLSFVRNPIGASDLSRPGHVSLDDTCCDLNDFGANGYDTNVRLLTQQARQLNPALTVKGVPWSAPGWMKDNGRMDQMGWLKWEHYPTYAQYLVKYVQSYQAAGVPIKYISVQNEPNCCKASNPTEMDYPGMSWNPAGLVEFTKNFVYPAFRAAGLTTKVMVHDWNYGDYANFGAAILGDAGVRNDPLFGGIAWHGYFGEPAVGTQVHDQYPNVKQFSTEHSGGTWISNQHNEDLADIVNYARNWSGSLVKWSLALNQNRGPHNGGCGTCTGLITVQEGGARAGQVDYTVEYYTTGHLTKFVKPGAHRIDSTANGTVQNVAWKNPDGSKALIAHNGGTSAQSIRVNWGNQAFTYSLPARTTATFTWSGTPGGGNPPVGGAITGLGGKCVDVAGGSSADGTAVQLYTCNGSAAQQWTRPGDGTIRALGKCLDVKDRSTADGAQLQLWSCGGTANQQWNLTAGRDLVNPAADKCVDVTGNTSADGTRLQIWTCTGAANQKWTAA